CCCGTTTCCTGGAGTCAGCCTTCCCTAAACTGCCTTGTACTGTGATGGTGAGCGATGTGCCGTGGGTTTTCCGTGAGTCACACATAGTCACGGGCTACAGGCCGCCTGACCAGAACTGGCGCTACTACTTCCTCACTCTGTTCCAGAGGCATAATGAATCTGTAAATGTGTGGACACACCTGCTGGCCTCCCTCATTATTTTAGTCAAGTTTCAGGAGCTGTCTGAAACTGTGGACTTCCTGCGGGACCCACACGCCCAGCCGCTGTTCATCCTGCTCCTAGCCGCGTTCACCTACCTGGGCTGCAGCGCGCTTGCCCACTTGCTCTCGGCCAAGTCTGAGCTTTCCCACTAcaccttttattttttggactaCGTTGGCGTAGCCGTATACCAGTATGGCAGCGCCCTGGCCCACTTCTATTACGTCATTGCAGAAGAATGGCACGCTCAAGTGCGAAGCTTTTTCTTGCCAGCCGCGGCCTTCCTGGCCTGGCTGTCCTGTACGGGCTGCTGCTACGGCAAGTACGCCAGCCCAAACTTGCCCAAATTCATTCACAAGCTATTCCAAGTGGTTCCCTCGGGCCTGGCCTACTGTTTAGACATCAGCCCAGTGTTCCATCGCATCTATAAATGCTACAGCTCTGAACAAGTCTGTGCCGACCAGGCGGTGGTGTACCACTGCTACCAGGTTCTCTTCTTTTTGATCAGCGCCTACTTCTTCTCATACCCCCATCCTGAGCGCTGGTT
The Cyprinus carpio isolate SPL01 chromosome A16, ASM1834038v1, whole genome shotgun sequence genome window above contains:
- the LOC109086879 gene encoding membrane progestin receptor alpha-B, which produces MATVVMEQIGRLFINAQQLRQIPRFLESAFPKLPCTVMVSDVPWVFRESHIVTGYRPPDQNWRYYFLTLFQRHNESVNVWTHLLASLIILVKFQELSETVDFLRDPHAQPLFILLLAAFTYLGCSALAHLLSAKSELSHYTFYFLDYVGVAVYQYGSALAHFYYVIAEEWHAQVRSFFLPAAAFLAWLSCTGCCYGKYASPNLPKFIHKLFQVVPSGLAYCLDISPVFHRIYKCYSSEQVCADQAVVYHCYQVLFFLISAYFFSYPHPERWFPGRCDFIGQGHQIFHVFLVLCTLVQIEAVRLDFSERRSFYESLHGDLAHDAVALFIFTACCSALTAFYVRKRVKMYLEEKQE